Within the Plasmodium relictum strain SGS1 genome assembly, chromosome: 12 genome, the region GAAAGTAGTGTATTAGGTAAAGTATACaatgttttattaaaaagaagaTGTACTATATTGtcagaagaaataaaagatggatattttttatattgtattGATGCATATTTACCTCtgtttaattcttttaaatttgcCGAAGAATTAAGATCAAAATGTTCTGGTAATGtaatttatgatattcaatttAGTCATTGGCATAAATTAGAtgaagatatatttttatcaaatgaTAGCTCAACTGTTATATATGACGAAGATTTTGATATTAAATTAACTGACAATACTGCAACAGAAATAGTTAACTATATCAGAAGAgctaaagtaaaataaaaaaaaaaaaaaataataatggaaGCTGCATGAATAAATTACTACAGtaatttatttgtatatattataaaataaagttatctcaaatataaatatatatatacatgtgaAATCTTATAATAAAGATATgtagtaaaataaattaatttataataaaaagtttaatttaaaatatctataaattataaaagttatttaaaaaatatatttatattttttaatttcaataTTAATGCTTATgaatcttttattatttatgtaaatttatttttttatatagggTTTAGTAACTAACGagaaaataatacaaaagcCAGAAAAGCAATGCACTTTAAAGAAATAGCaacattattaaatattttaaaataacaagAACATAATATATGAACATCCATTTTATAgatttttgtttaatattttttttataaaagatttattacatcaacatttttatttttaatattctcttaaattttatattttttttttcattatttattatttttttttattttattttattttttttttttttttttttgttcaataacttttttaatataaattaaatatattatttgagatatataaaataacaattagaaaaaattagcAAAATTGATTTTATGAATTAATaacttattttctttattatctcctatatttttttatgtatttttataggTTGgcatattcatttttacaattatacttatgaaaaaatattttttttaaatattttatttatattccaCCCCcaagaattattttaaatatataataataaatttgtatattttcttctatttagttaccttattttcatttaatattatatgtaCATATTATgtatacataaataaaaaagacatttatatttcataggtggtaattttttataaaattttttttagtattgattttattgaaataatTCATAAATACAACTTTgtacaaataaataataaaatgggCATCATAAtttgtttaatattttatgtttacacttcaaaaaaaaaaaaaataaataattgtgCTATTAtgtttataagaaaaaataagcatgaattataataatttaataattaaattaaaaaaagttataatatCTTGTTCAAAGCAGCTGTTATACTGTTATCAAcactataattttttttctttttctttttcttttttttttttttttttaagtctTTTATAACATACATATTTtccttatttatttttatattatcataaaTATTGTTAGTACATGATGAATTCTTATTAATGTTTTTGCAACATTTATATCcccattttcttttttctttatcataaTACGAACCATATACAGatttatgattttttaaaaaaatatcttcattatattttgattttataattaatttatgttttacattttcatcattattatttctaatattttcattttttttatttatattttcagtTGGATgtatttttgatttattatctgttttactttctttatttatatcatatataatattatgtaagcaatttttactttcttcttcattttttcttaattgtttttttaaaatatatattttatattgctcttctcttttttttaaatatttttcttcttcttctttcctttttctttcattttcttcagcTATCCAAACTCTTTCtaaattctttatatttcctacaaattcataaaaaattatttagttATGttgtatatacatatttatatatattaaattatgtt harbors:
- a CDS encoding step II splicing factor, putative encodes the protein MWINKIGNKSASFINHKHFHPGNIKNLERVWIAEENERKRKEEEEKYLKKREEQYKIYILKKQLRKNEEESKNCLHNIIYDINKESKTDNKSKIHPTENINKKNENIRNNNDENVKHKLIIKSKYNEDIFLKNHKSVYGSYYDKEKRKWGYKCCKNINKNSSCTNNIYDNIKINKENMYVIKDLKKKKKKKKKKKKNYSVDNSITAALNKIL